A window of Ketobacter sp. MCCC 1A13808 contains these coding sequences:
- a CDS encoding putative solute-binding protein: protein MNKRLKSLITPVAAGLMALSSSAFSADLPKRTLCVWDIVGKSGPVASQMEDYRLSAIKWGVDFEMKVYTDEKIAAEDLKSGSCDATAMTGLRAREFNSFTGTLDSLGAIPTHEHMKVVLQYLSDPKLAKLMTSGSYEIGGILPAGAAYLFTNDRTIDTVAEMAGKKVAALDFDKAQAIMIESVGASPVSASITNFGSLFNNGSVDIIGAPAIAYNALELYKGLGENGAVVKFSILQLTAQLVMRKDRFPEGFGQSSRAYTFTQYGKAMEVIAAADKSIKPSYWLELPEEDKAGYREMFRQSRLKMRDEKLYDGKMLSFLSKVRCQKDPSLAECTAKDRE from the coding sequence ATGAATAAACGACTCAAATCACTAATCACCCCTGTTGCCGCAGGTCTAATGGCATTAAGCAGCTCCGCATTCTCAGCCGATTTGCCCAAGCGCACACTGTGTGTCTGGGACATCGTGGGTAAATCCGGCCCGGTTGCGTCCCAAATGGAAGACTACCGTCTTAGCGCAATCAAATGGGGTGTGGACTTTGAAATGAAAGTCTATACAGACGAGAAAATTGCCGCAGAAGACCTGAAATCCGGTTCCTGTGATGCCACCGCCATGACAGGGCTTCGTGCACGGGAATTTAACTCCTTTACCGGCACACTGGACTCCCTTGGCGCCATTCCCACCCACGAACACATGAAGGTGGTACTGCAATATCTGTCCGATCCGAAGTTAGCAAAACTCATGACCTCAGGCAGTTATGAAATCGGCGGCATCTTGCCTGCTGGCGCGGCCTACCTGTTCACCAATGACCGCACAATTGACACCGTTGCTGAAATGGCCGGTAAAAAAGTGGCTGCTTTGGATTTTGATAAAGCGCAGGCAATCATGATTGAATCCGTGGGTGCCTCACCCGTGTCGGCTTCCATCACTAATTTCGGCTCACTCTTCAACAATGGCAGCGTCGACATTATTGGTGCCCCGGCCATCGCCTATAACGCACTGGAGCTTTATAAAGGCTTAGGCGAAAATGGCGCAGTGGTGAAGTTTTCGATTTTGCAACTGACTGCACAACTGGTTATGCGCAAAGACCGTTTTCCGGAAGGTTTTGGACAAAGCTCGCGAGCTTATACCTTCACCCAATACGGGAAAGCAATGGAAGTAATTGCCGCTGCGGATAAAAGTATCAAGCCCAGTTACTGGTTGGAGTTACCCGAAGAGGATAAGGCTGGCTATCGCGAAATGTTCCGTCAATCACGGCTGAAAATGCGGGACGAAAAACTCTATGACGGTAAAATGCTGTCTTTCCTGAGCAAAGTACGCTGTCAAAAAGATCCAAGCTTGGCGGAGTGCACAGCCAAGGATCGAGAATAA